Proteins encoded in a region of the Loxodonta africana isolate mLoxAfr1 chromosome 22, mLoxAfr1.hap2, whole genome shotgun sequence genome:
- the LOC100673347 gene encoding olfactory receptor 10AG1-like produces MLFKIVNKLTILNSSYPQMETKLKAEESKNTTIMEFVLVGFSDEPNLQWILFGTFFIMYLIILLGNSIIILITRIDPTLRNPMYFFLGNFSFLEICYVTVAIPGMLMDIWTRKGNTSFLACAMQICFFLIFAGTECLLLTVMAYDRYVAICNPLYYPVAMNHRVCIQLVAGSWISGIPVEIGQACQIFSLSFCGSNTINHFFCDISPVIKLACRDILVNQMVVYILATMFLMLPFLWVVASYGKIISNILKLSSANGRAKAFSTCSSHLTVVILFYGTAAINYLLPKSNQSEGLGKLLCLFYTILTPMMNPVIYI; encoded by the coding sequence ATGCTTTTCAAAATAGTGAATAAATTAACCATCTTGAATTCATCATATCCACAGATGGAAACCAAATTAAAAGCAGAAGAATCAAAAAATACTACAATTATGGAGTTTGTTCTCGTGGGGTTTTCTGATGAACCCAATTTACAGTGGATACTCTTTGGGACATTTTTCATCATGTATCTGATTATTTTGTTGGGCAATAGCATCATAATACTGATAACAAGAATTGACCCTACTCTCCGGAAccccatgtattttttccttggcaatttttcCTTCTTGGAAATATGTTACGTAACAGTCGCTATCCCAGGAATGCTCATGGACATTTGGACCCGGAAAGGAAATACTTCCTTTTTGGCCTGTGCTATGCAAATatgtttttttcttatatttgcaGGCACAGAGTGTTTGCTCCTgacagtgatggcctatgaccgctatgtggccatttgtaacccTCTGTATTATCCTGTAGCCATGAACCACAGGGTCTGTATCCAGTTAGTGGCTGGCTCCTGGATCAGTGGAATTCCAGTCGAAATTGGGCAAGCGTGCCAGATTTTCTCTCTGTCCTTTTGTGGGTCTAACACAATTAATCATTTCTTTTGTGACATCTCCCCAGTAATCAAGCTTGCATGCAGGGACATATTAGTAAATCAGATGGTGGTCTATATATTAGCTACGATGTTTTTGATGTTACCATTTCTGTGGGTCGTTGCTTCCTATGGCAAAATTATCTCCAATATTCTGAAATTGTCCTCAGCCAACGGAAGAgccaaagccttctccacctgttcTTCTCACCTGACAGTTGTAATCTTATTCTATGGAACAGCTGCTATCAATTATTTACTGCCCAAATCAAATCAATCTGAAGGACTGGGGAAACTGCTCTGTCTTTTCTATACCATTTTGACACCAATGATGAATcctgttatatatatatag